The segment AGGTAACCACATAAGTGCTTTTCAAATAGCATAACGACCACTTCATCCCTTCCTAAtttttttcttgtatttgacaTAAACCTGCTACTGCCTCCCACTACATTACAATTTAAGATCTAGTGCATAACGTATCATAAATGAAGTTACAGTTAACTAAGGCATACGAGACTTTAGCCATTTCTTCCACATACAATGTTTCCTATCGAAAACAATGATAGACCACTAGGATCATTTTTTGTTGTTAATTCTGCACATAATGAAGTTTGTATGTAGTGTCGAAAAAAAAGGATTTTAGAAATTATAATGTTTTTACTAATAACTTTCGATTTTGACCAACTAAACTATATAATTAGATATGAACGAAAAAGATATTTCAATTATTGTAGTGTGCTGTTAGACAATGCGTTTTTAAAGTGTACATGGAATCTTATACTtgtgtatttatttgtattttcaaTTTGAATGTTTACAATGAATCAAAGAATAAATAATCATGAAGATCAGAAATCGatcaataaagaataaaaaatatgGATATCAAGTTAGTAAGCAGGCTTAAAGGAATCTAGAGGTCTTGCattccgctgaaataccattgggAAACCGTTTGCGGTCGTTGCAGTAGTTGTAGATCATGTGCTTGGTTTGCACCCATCGGATCCTATTTCGGCCAGCTGCATCAAGTCCTTGGGTACTCCATGACTGGTTATCATTTATTGAGCTTGTAGATACTGAATTGGGACCAACTTTTTTGGCATTGGCATTGAATTTCCTGTATAACGCGGTGAAAGGCGCATTAGTCCAGTCGGTCTTCACACGCCCACCTTGGGTTGCCCAGTCATCCGCGTTCCACAGGCTGGCATAAACCCTCATGGGTTGGCTCTTGGGAAATGGGACTCCAGCAGCATCATTGTTATTGAACACCCTTACTGGTATGTTATCTATCAAGAAACTGAAGAGACAAAGAGCTTTATATAGGAACAGCAGAAAAACATGAGAAAGGAAGAGAACCAATTAATGTTTATGTTGGATGCGTGACTTACATAATTCTTAGACTGTTCCATACGATGGTATAGGTGTGGAAGGCTGCGGTAGGGTCAAACCAAAGGTGGAACTGCTGTTCTTTGTTTCCTTTCCCTTGTGAATACACATTGGTGTGAATTGTGTAAGGGTTTCCCGTGGAGTTGCCCAAGAACTCGAAGTCGATCTCATCGTGACCCGCACCTTGTGATGACAACTAATGTGATTTAATACAAAGACATGGTTATTATCAGCCTTTAAAAGATTAATACAAATGAGtgatcacaatatatatataattcagatATGAAATTCAAGATTGGAACCGATCGATGGTACTCACGTAGAATGTGGTGACGGTGCCAGCAGAATTGCCTGGTACTAGTTTGAGTTGCATGTCGAACCTTCCAAACAGGTACTCGTGCTTCGACTGGAAACCCGATCCAGAGTATTGGTCGAGTGAAAGTGAAAGATCCTGACCTCCATTCAGAATTTTAGCACGTTCACCCCCAAAACTGATGTCCATGTCATCGTAAAAACTCCCTGCTGATACTGCTACTATTAGAATTGATATTAAAAGAACAACTGCACAAAGATTAGAGTTCGACTTTGCCATTATTGTttgtatggagagagagagagagagagagagagagagagagagagagagagagagagagatgttatgTTTGTGAGTAGTAGTACTGATATCGTTTATATAGAGAGGTGTGGCTACGTTGACAGTTTTCAATAGGAACCATCCTTGTTACTGAAGGATGTCATGATGGCTAATGGATGCACCAATATCTATTGACGCGTGCCAACTAACATTATTCTTCTGGACAAGGGCAGGAGCggtgggttttttttttctatacgtCTGGCAAATCAAAAGTAGCAAATTTGTCATATTTGGACCGGTGGTTGAcatcatacctaaaataaaattgttttaattgTTAATAAGGGAAAATAAAATCCTTAAAACTAATTAAAACTAAAACTAATTATATATCTGTCGGTAAAGGGAACCATCAGCACCGGCGGACTACCAACTGATTAACGATTTAATACATATCGTCGACAAATATATATGAAATCTCACTAAATTATCAACGTTTTGCCCATTTCGGTGTTAAAACTTATTGATGATACAACTGTACGCAAATTCCCCTAACATCTTCCTTTTCATTTAGTTTTATTACCAAATTCGTCCAATTTATCCAAAAGATTGGTTTCCCTCTCCCTCCTCGGCTTCCCCTTTAAATGAAAACATCACTTGTACGGAATGGAGATTTATATTAAATGGATCAAACTCAACTCTATGTACATTGAATAGAAAAATATGGGAAGGATAGCTACAATATGTTGTTTGagattatttatttttggttCATTCAGaacattattattatattatgtaCAATTATATTTCTTAACTATCACATTCTTAAAGTTAATTAACAGTCGGCAAATTTTGATTTCTTTGGAGTGGTTGGGATCTTGATTGAGTTCTTGAAATTTAATAGGGAAAGTAAATTTGTGATAGGCTTGAACAAGTACATAGATGTTATAATTTACTGTAGGTGTGAAAACGAAGATGACGTTTGAGGACGAGGACACTCCTTAAAGAGGGTAACTAAGAAATTTAccattatttgtttttttgagTTCTCAAATGTGTTGCAATCTAAAATGCTTGTTTATAGGGAAATAACAGCAGTTAAAACAATTTGTCTTAGTCATAACCTTGTaatgttgataattgaatatttatatatgttatagatttttttttcttaatttaacgGATTCATTGaaagaaatcaagaaaaaaaatggtATCATGAATGGGATGAACATTTATCTACCATGCGAACATAATGGATATCTAAACGAGGATTGAAATTATCgtaacaaaacattacattagtCTGAAAACAACATGATATTTAGTGTCAAACCGAAATCTAGTAGTTACATATGTCTTATATCTATAAATATATACCTATATATCCATCATTGAAGGGAACCAATAATGATAGACTTCTAATTGATCAACGATTTAGTAAAGATCATAAACAAAGATATATAAAATCTCGCTAATATAGCAAATTTGTACCTGTTTAGGTGTTAACACTTATATGTTGATGTCTATTTGAGCCCAATATGCAATTATTGTATTTCGTTTTAGTTTTCATATTTGCTCGCATGTTCTATAACAAAGTTAAAATTCTAGACTATAGTTTTAACACAAATAGTACTTGTTTATCTTTTTAGTACAACTTACACCTAAGGTTATTGTGAAGTCTTTCCTTGTAGCCACTCCGCAACAGGAGTCCATGCTTTGTCTCTATAGCGACCATGAAATGGAAAGGAACACCAGACTCCTCAAGTAACAATCTCATCGACAAACACATATGAAATCTCACTAAATTTCCAACTTTTTTACCAATTTTGGTGGTAACACTTAATGATGAAAAAACCGGATGCAAATTCCCCCAAAGATCTTCTTTTCATTAAGTTTCATTACTAAATTCAATCAATTAATCTAAAATTGTGATTTCCCTCTCCTTCCTCGGTTTTCCCTTTAAATGAAAGCATCACTTGTACGAATAACAGATTTATAAGAAATGGATCAAATGCAACTCTACTTGTATTAAAGAAAGAAATATAGGAAGGAAACCTACAATTTGTTTttcaagattatttattcttaattcattatactttatcCATTATTATATTATGTACAATTATATTTTTAGCAATCACATTCTTAATGTTAATTAAAAGTTATCATAAAAATAAAAGGTTGGGATCTTGATTGAGTTCTTGAAATTTGGAAGGGAAAGTAAATTCCTCATAGGATTGATGTTGTGACTGCAATTTACTATAGGTGTGAAATTGAAGATGTCGTTTGAGGACGAGGAACCGCTTTAAAGAGGCTACATAACAAATTACCATTTAATGGTGATAACTGaatatttatatttgttatagtttttttcttaaatttaacGGATTTATTGAAAAAAACCAAGAAAAAAATGGTATCATGAATGGGATGAACATGTATCTACCAGTGAACATAACACATATTTACACGAGAGATTGAAACTATAGTAACAAAACATTAGATTAGTCTCAAAACAACATGATATTTAGTTTCAAACCGACATCTAATAGTTATGCATGTCTCAAATGTATAAATACATACAAGCATATAGTAGCTATTCAACGTTGGCTTCCAGTTCATTAAGGATTTAATACAAATCATCGACAAATATATATGAAATCTTCCTGATTTAGCACATTTTTACCCATTTTGGTGTTAAAACTTATATGTTGCAGTCTATTTGAGCCTAATATGCAATTATTGTATTTTTATTAAGTTTTCATTTGTGCTTGCATCTTCTGTAACAAAGTTAAAATTCTAGACCTTAATTTTTAGATAAATACACTAATAGAAAAATATCCTTTAATGACAAGAATTGCGTGTCATAGAAGGATACatatgacacgcaaatgcgtgtcagtGAAGGGCCTATCATAAAAGAAGACCGCACGCATttatgtgtcgtaaccttacaacGTGCATTTAcaacacacaatgcgtatcattaaagctcgtgtcataaagaaagacaattttaaaggttttacaaaaatatttttttaaatgtatttaataaTTTCCAAATTAGATGACaattattgtctcaaaatataAAATAGCatatcattaaaaaaataaaaaaagacaatccatttaaaaatatatagtatgtcaaataataataatcattcCAATGTTTAAATAAATGTAATACAAAAACTATTTCATCATATCTTATCAATTCCCCTAACAATACACCATCTCCGATTAAGACTTGTATTCAGACCAATTCACCTACCTCAAACGCAAGAATTGAAACATGAGACCCAACCGATCCTTTATATAGTCCCTTTGGTCCTTTATCTTTCCATATTAGCCCAGGGACCTCTAAGATTCACATGTGTTTCTTCAATCCATTTTTTGGTCGATTCTATGACACCAAAGTACGCTACACCTATTGCAAGAGATCCAGTTACGCCAGTTGCCTCCTCTCTATAAAAAAACAATAATCAAAAACTAATAGCAAGTGATATAATATTAAATGAATAAATGTTTGATTCGACTAAAGATTCCATCAATGACAGTCACGTGTGTTTCTCCTTCATTGCTCCAGGATTCTTTTCCACTTTCATTTAATTTACCAAGAATCCAAATGGTTGCAAATTAAATAAAAcaagattattaaaaaaaaaaggtttctTATTTCTTTAATGGGTTACATAAAAGTCACCATTTTAGCTTTCATGGATTCATCTTCTAAGTTATCACAACTGTTATTAATACAAATAACATGTATAACAACCTACATAGTTTTATCTTCTATTTCAGGATGGTAATAAAATGGAGAATCGATTTGCTAAATGCATAGTAATACCATACATTTACAAACTCCCCTACAGAAAATTTAGCAAGCAAAAACAAACATTCCATGAAAATAAACTATCTATAGTCTTTTTCGTATTAGAAAGCACAAACCAAATGGAAAATTAAGAACGCTAACACTAAATCATCAAAAAAATCGTCAAACTAATTACAAAGTAACAATCGGATTTTGTAACAAATGAAAACAATTTCCAATCATAATCAATATTTGAAacctaaaaagttttaaaaaataatatacttATAAAGCAAATAAGTTATTAccaagttagagagagagagagagagagagagagagatcgggTACATTGGAGACTCGCTGAGGCTTAGGCGACATCAATACTCACTCTAGTCTCCAGTAACGACCTGTACTCCGGCAAAGACAGCTGCACAATGGAGGGAAGATTTTAGGCGGCCAAGTCAGAGGAGTAATGAGAGAACGAGTGTTAATGAATAAGAAAGTGAGAATAAGAAATGATGTGTGTAAAGGACGAGATTTAATGAACCCTATAAACCTAAACATTTTGTAGAGCTGCAAAAAGATGAAAGGGAGATGCACAACCGCGAAATGTCATTAGGTTTTCTTCGGTAGATGATTGTACAGAAGAAGGAGGAGACGCATCATAGACATCAAAATGACGAATGGGAGATGATTAGAGAACAAGGCGCCGAGGTTTTTTAATATTTTCGGGatttcaacccccccccccccccccccgctagTTATAAAAAGATGGGAAACATGTGTCATTCCTCATGAAAACTTACAAAATGACATGCTTATACGACATACTTTTTTTGATAGGTACCTTCAATGTTGTTTTGtgacattaattttagggcacacAAAAATGTGTCTCCTAAATGCTTCAAATTTTGGGAGAGCTGAACCCTTGCGTTGAAATAATCCACTAAAGAGGGGGTCCATAACATAGCCATAGTATATTTCCAATGCAATAAAGTTACGTAGTGTCTTTTTTCTTTCATAAAGGGGTATTTTCATGGGTTTCCCTTCGTATCGTGTTCATACCGTTGTATTGAATGGTCCCGGACGCTTGCTTTCTGTTCATATAATGCATACAACTTTGGTTGCTGGTTGGGCCGTTTCTATGGCCCTGTATGAATTAGCAGTTTTTGATCCTTCTGACTCTGTTCTTGATCCAATAATGTGGAGACAGCAGATGTTCGTTACATTCTTCATGACTCGTTTAGGAATAACCAATTCATGGGGTGGTTGGAGTATCACGGGGAGTTTTATGTATCATAAATCAGTGTGTGTCATGGTTCGCATGCCATTAAAGGGCTGTTTTTTAGTAGTGATAGTACTTTTTAATCTTTTTAGTACAACTTACACCTAAAGTTACCGAGAAGTCTTTCGTTGTAGCAACTCCGTAATAGGAGCCCTTTCCTTTGTCTTCATAGCGACAATGTGGTTGAAAGAAAGATCAGGCTCCTCAACTCACAATATCCCAGGTGGAAAATAATCAACCAATCTTCTGCCACCTAAACTTAATCTTTGTTAACCACATCTCTCTATAGGCCTTCCTTCTTTCCAACTATCTTTCCAAGTATTTGGAAACCAATTGAAGCTTTACATAGATTCAACTTCTGTAGCATGATTGCCTTGGAAAACATGTCTACTAGATTCTTAGTACCAAGGATCTTCTTCGGGTTCCGAGTCCAATGGcttattgattgtttgataaacTGTTACTTCATCTACACATATTTTGTTCTATCATGAATGATTAGATTCTTTGAAAGGTGAAATGCACTATGGTTTTAATAAAGTAGGACACAGTCTTTTTTTTGCCCAAATATATGAATATTTTCAACCAAATAAGTTCTAAGGATAATTTTTTCAATTTCCATTCATTATGCTTCTATGGTTAATAGATGAATACTCTTTCCAAAGTGTGGATATCCAACTGATGGTTATACCTGCAATGGTATACAAAAACCCTGTTATGGTTTTCCCTAAATATCTAGAACATCTCTTATCTACATCACTGTTATGGTTTTCCCTAAATATCTAGAACATCTCTTATCTACATCACAGAAGCCTTCTAAGACTAGTTTCTTTCTTCTGAAAGGTAAGGTAACCACATAAGTGCTTTTCAAATAGCATAACGACCACTTCATCCCTTCCTAAtttttttcttgtatttgacaTAAACCTGCTACTGCCTCCCACTACATTACAATTTAAGATCTAGTGCATAACGTATCATAAATGAAGTTACAGTTAACTAAGGCATACGAGACTTTAGCCATTTCTTCCACATACAATGTTTCCTATCGAAAACAATGATAGACCACTAGGATCATTTTTTGTTGTTAATTCTGCACATAATGAAGTTTGTATGTAGTGTCGAAAAAAAAGGATTTTAGAAATTATAATGTTTTTACTAATAACTTTCGATTTTGACCAACTAAACTATATAATTAGATATGAACGAAAAAGATATTTCAATTATTGTAGTGTGCTGTTAGACAATGCGTTTTTAAAGTGTACATGGAATCTTATACTtgtgtatttatttgtattttcaaTTTGAATGTTTACAATGAATCAAAGAATAAATAATCATGAAGATCAGAAATCGatcaataaagaataaaaaatatgGATATCAAGTTAGTAAGCAGGCTTAAAGGAATCTAGAGGTCTTGCattccgctgaaataccattgggAAACCGTTTGCGGTCGTTGCAGTAGTTGTAGATCATGTGCTTGGTTTGCACCCATCGGATCCTATTTCGGCCAGCTGCATCAAGTCCTTGGGTACTCCATGACTGGTTATCATTTATTGAGCTTGTAGATACTGAATTGGGACCAACTTTTTTGGCATTGGCATTGAATTTCCTGTATAACGCGGTGAAAGGCGCATTAGTCCAGTCGGTCTTCACACGCCCACCTTGGGTTGCCCAGTCATCCGCGTTCCACAGGCTGGCATAAACCCTCATGGGTTGGCTCTTGGGAAATGGGACTCCAGCAGCATCATTGTTATTGAACACCCTTACTGGTATGTTATCTATCAAGAAACTGAAGAGACAAAGAGCTTTATATAGGAACAGCAGAAAAACATGAGAAAGGAAGAGAACCAATTAATGTTTATGTTGGATGCGTGACTTACATAATTCTTAGACTGTTCCATACGATGGTATAGGTGTGGAAGGCTGCGGTAGGGTCAAACCAAAGGTGGAACTGCTGTTCTTTGTTTCCTTTCCCTTGTGAATACACATTGGTGTGAATTGTGTAAGGGTTTCCCGTGGAGTTGCCCAAGAACTCGAAGTCGATCTCATCGTGACCCGCACCTTGTGATGACAACTAATGTGATTTAATACAAAGACATGGTTATTATCAGCCTTTAAAAGATTAATACAAATGAGtgatcacaatatatatatataattcagatATGAAATTCAAGATTGGAACCGATCGATGGTACTCACGTAGAATGTGGTGACGGTGCCAGCAGAATTGCCTGGTACTAGTTTGAGTTGCATGTCGAACCTTCCAAACAGGTACTCGTGCTTCGACTGGAAACCCGATCCAGAGTATTGGTCGAGTGAAAGTGAAAGATCCTGACCTCCATTCAGAATTTTAGCACGTTCACCCCCAAAAGTGATGTCCATGTCATCGTAAAAACTCCCTGCTGATACTGCTACTATTAGAATTGATATTGAAAGAACAACTGCACAAAGATTAGAGTTCGACTTTGCCATTATTGTttgtatggagagagagagagagagagagagagagagagatgttatgTTTGTGAGAAGTAGTACTGATATCGTTTATATAGAGAGGTGTGGCTGCGTTGACAGTTTTCAATAGGAACCATCCTTGTTACTGAAGGATGTCATGATGGCTAATGGATGCACCAATATCTATTGACGCGTGCTAACTAACATTATTCTTCTGGACAAGGGCAGGAGCggtgggttttttttttctatacgtCTGGCAAATCAAAAGTAGCAAATTTGTCATATTTGGACCGGTGGTTGACATCATACctaatataaatttgttttaattgttaaTAAGGGAAAATAAAATCCTTAAAACTAATTAAAACTAAAACTAATTATATATCTGTCGGTAAAGGGAACCATCAGCACCGGCGGACTACCAACTGATTAACGATTTAATACATATCGTCGACAAATATATATGAAATCTCGTTAAATTATCAACGTTTTGCCCATTTCGGTGTTAAAACTTATTGATGATACAACTGTATGCAAATTCCCCTAACATCTTCCTTTTCATTTAGTTTTATTACCAAATTCGTCCAATTTATCCAAAAGATTGGTTTCCCTCTCCCTCCTCGGCTTCCCCTTTAAATGAAAACATCACTTGTACGGAATGGAGATTTATATGAAATGGATCAAACTCAACTCTATGTACATTGAATAGAAAAATATGGGAAGGATAGCTACAATATGTTGTTTGagattatttatttttggttCATTCAGAACATTATTATTATATCATGCACAATTATATTTCTTAACCATCACATtcttaaagttgattaaaagtcggCAAATATTGATTTCTTCGGAGTGGTTGGGATCTTGATTGAGTTCTTGAAATTTAATAGGGAAAGTAAATTTGTGATAGGCTTGAACAAGTACATAGATGTTATAATTTACTGTAGGTGTGAAACCGAAGATGACGTTTGAGGACGAGGACACTCCTTAAAGAGGGTAACTAAGAAATTTACCATTATTTGTTTTATAGGGAATAACAGCAGTTAAAACAATTTGTCTTAGTCATAACCTTGTaatgttgataattgaatatttatatatgttatagattttttttttcttaatttaacgGATTCATTGAAAGAAATCAACAAAAAAATAGTATCATCAATGGGATGAACATTTATCTACCATGCGAACATAATGGATATCTACACGAGGATTGAAATTATCgtaacaaaacattacattagtCTGAAAACAACATGATATTTAGTGTCAAACCAAAATATAGTAGTTACATATGtctcatatatataaatatatacctaTATATCCATTAGTGAAGGGAACCAATAATGATAGACTTCTAATTGATCAACGATTTAGTAAAGATCATAAACAAAGATATATAAAATCTCGCTAATATAGCAAATTTGTACCTGTTTAGGTGTTAACACTTATATGTTGATGTCTATTTGAGCCCAATATGCAATTATTGTATTTCGTTTTAGTTTTCATATTTGCTCGCATGTTCTATAACAAAGTTAAAATTCTAGACTATAGTTTTAACACAAATAGTACTTGTTTATCTTTTTAGTACAACTTACACCTAAAGTTATTATGAAGTCTTTCCTTGAAGCCACTCCGCAACAGGAGTCCATGCTTTGTCTCTATAGCGACCATGAAATGGAAAGGAACACCAGACTCCTCAAGTAACAATCTCATCGACAAACACATATGAAATCTCACTAAATTTCCAACTTTTTTACCTATTTCGGTGGTAACACTTAATGATGATAAAACCGGATGCAAATTCCCCCAAAGATCTTCTTTTCATTAAGTTTCATTACTAAATTCAATCAATTAATCTAAAATTGTGATTTCCCTCTCCTTCCTCGGTTTTCCCTTTAAATGAAAGCATCACTTGTACGAATAAGAGATTTATAAGAAATGGATCAAATGCAACTCTACTTGTATTAAATAAAGAAATATAGGAAGGAAACCTACAATTTGTTTttcaagattatttattcttaattcattatactttatcCATTATTATATTATGTACAATTATATTTTTAGCAATCACATTCTTAATGTTAATTAAAAGTTATCATAAAAAGAAAAGGTTGGGATCTTGACTGATTTCTTGAAATTTGGAAGGGAATGTAAATTCATCATAGGATTGATGTTGTGACTGCAATTTACTATAGGTGTGAAATTGAAGATGTCGTTTGAGGACGAGGAACCTCTTTAAAGAGGCTACATAAGAAATTACCATTTAATGGTGATAACTGaatatttatatttgttatagtttttttcttaaatttaacGGATTTATTGAAAAAAACCAAGAAAAAAATGGTATCATGAATGGGATGAACATGTATCTACCAGTGAACATAACACATATTTACACGAGAGATTGAAACTATAGTAACAAAACATTAGATTAGTCTCAAAACAACATGATATTTAGTTTCAAACCGACATCTAATAGTTATGCATGTCTCAAATGTATAAATACATACAAGCATTATTAGCTATTCAACGTTGGCTTCCAGTTCATTAAGGATTTAATACAAATCATCGACAAATATATATGAAATCTTCCTGATTTAGCACATTTTTACCCATTTTCGTGTTAAAACTTATATGTTGCAGTCTATTTGAGCCTAATATGCAATTATTGTATTTTTATTAAGTTTTCATTTGTGCTTGCATCTTCTGTAACAAAGTTAAAATTCTGGACCTTAATTTTTAGATAAATACACTAATAGAAAAATATCCTTTAATGACAAGAATTGTGTGTCATAGAAGGATACATATGACACGCAAGTGCGTGTCAATGAAGGgcctatcataaaggaagaccGCACGCATTTATGtttcgtaaccttacgacgcgcatttacgacacacaatgcgtatcattaaagctcgtgtcataaagaaagacaattttaaaggttttaaaaaaatatttatttaaatggATTTAATAATTTCCAAATTATATGACaattattgtctcaaaatataAAATAGcatatcattaaaaaaaaaaagacaatccATTTAAAAAGATATAGTATgtcaaataataataatcattcCAATGTTTAAATAAATGTAATACAAAAACTATTTCATCATATCTTATCAATTCCCCTAACAATACACCATCTCCGATTAAGACTTGTATTCAGACCAATTCACCTACCTCAAACGCAACAATTGAAACATGAGACCCAACCGATCCTTTATATAGTCCCTTTGGTCCTTTATCTTTCCATATTAGCCTAGGGACCTCTAAGATTCACATGTGTTTCTTCAATCCATTTTTTGGTCGATTCGATGACACCAAAGTATGCTACACCTATTGCAAGAGATCCAGTTACCCCAGTTGCCTCCTCTctataaaaaaaacaatactCAAAAACTAATAGCAAGTGATATAATATTAAATGAATAAATGTTTGATTCGACTAGAGATTCCATCAATGACAGTCACGTGTGTTTCTCCTTCATTGCTCCAAGATTCTTTTCCACTTTCATTTA is part of the Lactuca sativa cultivar Salinas chromosome 7, Lsat_Salinas_v11, whole genome shotgun sequence genome and harbors:
- the LOC128127346 gene encoding xyloglucan endotransglucosylase protein 1-like, which codes for MDITFGGERAKILNGGQDLSLSLDQYSGSGFQSKHEYLFGRFDMQLKLVPGNSAGTVTTFYLSSQGAGHDEIDFEFLGNSTGNPYTIHTNVYSQGKGNKEQQFHLWFDPTAAFHTYTIVWNSLRIIFLIDNIPVRVFNNNDAAGVPFPKSQPMRVYASLWNADDWATQGGRVKTDWTNAPFTALYRKFNANAKKVGPNSSWSTQGLDAAGRNRIRWVQTKHMIYNYCNDRKRFPNGISAECKTSRFL
- the LOC111894005 gene encoding xyloglucan endotransglucosylase protein 1; translation: MAKSNSNLCAVVLLISILIVAVSAGSFYDDMDISFGGERAKILNGGQDLSLSLDQYSGSGFQSKHEYLFGRFDMQLKLVPGNSAGTVTTFYLSSQGAGHDEIDFEFLGNSTGNPYTIHTNVYSQGKGNKEQQFHLWFDPTAAFHTYTIVWNSLRIIFLIDNIPVRVFNNNDAAGVPFPKSQPMRVYASLWNADDWATQGGRVKTDWTNAPFTALYRKFNANAKKVGPNSVSTSSINDNQSWSTQGLDAAGRNRIRWVQTKHMIYNYCNDRKRFPNGISAECKTSRFL